The DNA sequence AGGAAAGCCCTCTAGAGGCCACAAGAAGCGAGAACGGACCCGCCATCAGTTGATCGGGGCGGGCATCGCGGTCCTCGCCGAAAAGGGCGAGGCGCTCACCATCAGCGATGTCGTCGCGAGGGCCGAGGTCTCCAACGGCACCTTCTACAACTACTTCACCGACCGCGACGAACTGATCGACGCACTGGCGGACCACTCACTCACTTCACTGGCCGCGGAATCCGCCGCCCAGACCACGGACCAGGACCCAGCGCGACGCTTTGCCTTCGCCACGCTTCGAGTCTTGAATCGCGCAGCGGAAGATCCGAACTGGGGTCGCGTCGTTCTACGTCTGATCGATCATCGCCGTTCCTACTCTCGCGAGATGGTTGGCTATCTGCGAGAGGATCTCTCCTCGGGCTTCGACGAGGGACGTTTCGAGTTTGGCGCCGACGAGGTCACACTGGATGTCCTCGCGGGTCTGACCTTGA is a window from the bacterium genome containing:
- a CDS encoding TetR/AcrR family transcriptional regulator, translating into MTAPQAEGKPSRGHKKRERTRHQLIGAGIAVLAEKGEALTISDVVARAEVSNGTFYNYFTDRDELIDALADHSLTSLAAESAAQTTDQDPARRFAFATLRVLNRAAEDPNWGRVVLRLIDHRRSYSREMVGYLREDLSSGFDEGRFEFGADEVTLDVLAGLTLMSVRRIVRGDAPPDHAARVLERALAILGIPKDEARDLATEVVADQKRNTH